A region from the Perca fluviatilis chromosome 16, GENO_Pfluv_1.0, whole genome shotgun sequence genome encodes:
- the glra4b gene encoding glycine receptor, alpha 4b isoform X1: MLLHILCVVWLSSVIFLQGRSVLCKEMKLPSRAAKPPSPSDFLDKLMGRTSGYDARIRPNFKGPPINVTCNIFINSFGSITETTMDYRLNVFLRQQWNDPRLAYKEYPDDSLDLDPSMLDSIWKPDLFFANEKGANFHEVTTDNKLLRIFQNGNVLYSIRLTLTLSCPMDLKNFPMDSQKCTMQLESFGYTMNDLIFEWLDVGAVQVADDLTLPQFVLKEEKGLGYCTKHYNTGKFTCIEVKFYLERQMGYYLIQMYIPSLLTVILSWVSFWINMDAAPARVGLGITTVLTMTTQSSGSRASLPKVSYVKAIDIWMAVCLLFVFAALLEYAAVNFVSRQHKEFFRLRKKLKEQQRQSTQGSSDSKVKGKNMSGNNAPHGNVALQCTACAREEELAQQGLLFQSFGLALSTGSAPEMDATPVFADLPPGLGYYDIRRRFVDRAKRIDTIARALFPMSFLMFNVLYWLTYKVLRHEDLLAAL, encoded by the exons ATGCTATTGCACATCTTGTGTGTAGTGTGGTTGTCAtctgtcatttttctgcaagGCAG GTCTGTGCTCTGTAAGGAGATGAAGCTCCCCAGCAGAGCAGCCAAGCCCCCCTCTCCATCTGACTTTCTGGACAAACTGATGGGACGCACATCTGGCTATGATGCACGCATCAGACCAAACTTCAAAG GTCCTCCTATCAATGTCACCTGTAACATCTTCATCAACAGCTTTGGATCCATCACTGAAACAACTATG GACTACCGGCTCAATGTATTTCTGCGACAGCAGTGGAATGACCCTCGACTGGCATATAAGGAGTATCCAGATGACTCTCTGGACCTGGACCCCTCAATGCTGGACTCCATTTGGAAACCTGACCTGTTCTTTGCAAATGAAAAGGGAGCAAACTTTCATGAGGTTACAACAGACAACAAACTGCTTCGGATATTCCAGAACGGAAATGTCCTCTACAGCATCAG GCTGACACTTACCCTCTCCTGTCCTATGGATCTAAAAAACTTCCCCATGGACAGCCAGAAGTGTACGATGCAGCTCGAAAGCT TTGGCTACACTATGAATGATCTTATTTTTGAATGGCTGGATGTGGGAGCGGTTCAGGTGGCTGATGATCTGACGCTCCCTCAGTTTGTGCTGAAAGAGGAGAAAGGCCTGGGCTACTGCACCAAGCACTACAACACAG GCAAATTCACCTGCATTGAGGTCAAATTCTACCTGGAGCGTCAAATGGGCTATTACCTGATCCAGATGTACATACCGAGCTTGCTCACCGTTATCCTGTCCTGGGTGTCGTTCTGGATCAACATGGATGCAGCTCCAGccagagtgggtctggggatcACTACGGTGCTCACCATGACGACGCAGAGCTCGGGCTCCAGGGCCTCCCTACCAAAG GTGTCCTATGTGAAAGCCATAGACATCTGGATGGCGGTGTGTCTTCTTTTCGTGTTTGCTGCACTACTGGAGTATGCAGCCGTTAATTTTGTTTCACGCCAGCACAAGGAGTTCTTCAGACTGAGGAAGAAGCTCAAAGAGCAACAGCGGCAGAGTACT CAGGGAAGCAGTGACAGTAAGGTGAAAGGAAAAAACATGTCAGGCAACAATGCTCCTCATGGGAACGTAGCCCTGCAGTGCACTGCCTGTGCCAGG GAAGAGGAGCTGGCACAGCAGGGTTTACTCTTTCAGAGTTTTGGACTTGCACTGTCAACAGGAAGTGCACCAGAAATGGATGCGACACCAGTCTTTGCCGATTTACCTCCTGGTTTAGGTTACTATGACATCCGCAGGCGCTTTGTGGATCGAGCAAAAAGGATTGACACCATCGCCCGAGCTCTTTTCCCCATGAGTTTCCTCATGTTTAATGTCCTCTACTGGCTTACCTACAAAGTTTTACGACATGAAGACCTTCTAGCCGCGCTGTGA
- the nufip2 gene encoding nuclear fragile X mental retardation-interacting protein 2 isoform X1, giving the protein MEEQPKDRAQERQYHHHGEDKHSIQHTTCLKHDQSHFQRQHQETQTKKTGWAIRKSNKKVNISEEEVEKNPHLSDTVGMSHPPNSNGNRHTSNANVKQKSTQKLYTTVQKVSSKGLDHKKNMDLKHDKEKALDLNYHEGPLLDKKDSMLLQNGVVNCGLITNGYSSKDNDGSGSEGGYTTPKKRKARCNNGKNTDYGIREKEKDMQQGNTTQEHGAFILDTTEKGVTSRLDGVRVAHKVDAQSAARRAVASEASMGKNSDGKTVGPFGKKTEERHKAKLSSPSKEDSWTLFKPPPVFPVDNSSAKIVPKISYASKVKENLNKVAQGGGEALPPPVRLSQVPMSAMKTITSASFTNGPVSGNGNNCASVGTFFAPAASSIQTAPSIPSGENVASPLESNCSSTTSPVDEAYELRKCTLLIYPLNMQPVLPSARHLDPPAAQTNQKALGDIFQNQWGLSFINEPNLGPEGGGGQVPAEDKSTVVTPQSECQAVAAKAAQPCFDVSPSFLEPGTLAQDPEKRTCAPCNMSNTCSPACLMSEEENKLQPCGQEKTKVEAKGAGSAVLAPSKDNGAKPGQGQLTTVLFGSSTQQAHSKDIGRRSFDIKAAVTYHTKEMEFIFNLQKQDPKRVVVYDETKDGPDQ; this is encoded by the exons ATGGAGGAACAGCCCAAAGATCGGGCACAAGAAAGGCAATATCACCACCACGGAGAAGACAAACACTCTATTCAACATACAACTTGTCTAAAACATGATCAGAGCCACTTCCAGCGCCAGCATCAGGAAACGCAGACGAAGAAAACAGGTTGGGCCATCCGGAAAA GCAATAAAAAAGTAAACATCAGTGAGGAGGAGGTTGAGAAGAATCCACATCTATCTGATACTGTTGGTATGTCGCATCCCCCCAACAGCAATGGTAACCGACACACAAGTAAtgcaaatgtgaagcagaagTCCACACAAAAGCTTTACACGACTGTTCAAAAAGTGAGCAGCAAAGGCTTGGACCATAAGAAAAATATGGACCTTAAACATGACAAGGAAAAGGCTCTGGATTTGAATTATCATGAGGGCCCACTTTTGGATAAGAAAGACTCAATGTTGCTTCAAAATGGTGTTGTAAACTGTGGCTTAATTACAAATGGCTATTCTAGCAAGGACAATGATGGCAGCGGCTCCGAAGGTGGATATACTACTCCGAAGAAACGCAAGGCCAGATGCAACAACGGCAAGAACACTGATTATGGGAtaagagaaaaggagaaagacATGCAGCAGGGCAACACTACACAAGAGCATGGTGCTTTTATTCTTGACACAACTGAGAAGGGAGTGACTTCTAGACTTGATGGCGTTAGAGTTGCCCATAAAGTAGATGCTCAGTCAGCGGCTAGACGGGCTGTTGCGTCAGAGGCTTCAATGGGGAAAAACTCTGATGGCAAAACAGTTGGCCCCTTTGGTAAAAAGACTGAGGAAAGGCACAAAGCCAAGCTTTCCTCACCTTCAAAAGAAGACTCATGGACTTTGTTCAAGCCCCCTCCTGTATTTCCTGTGGACAATAGCAGTGCAAAAATTGTTCCCAAGATCAGTTATGCAAGTAAAGTAAAAGAGAACCTCAACAAAGTAGCTCAAGGTGGAGGAGAGGCACTGCCGCCTCCTGTTAGACTGTCACAGGTCCCTATGTCGGCTATGAAAACTATCACCTCAGCTAGCTTTACTAATGGCCCTGTTTCTGGAAACGGAAACAACTGCGCATCAGTGGGTACCTTCTTTGCTCCTGCTGCTAGTAGTATTCAAACAGCCCCATCTATCCCAAGTGGCGAGAATGTAGCATCTCCTTTGGAAAGTAACTGTAGCTCTACAACCAGTCCTGTAGATGAAGCATATGAGCTTAGAAAGTGTACTCTTTTAATTTACCCTTTAAATATGCAACCTGTGCTCCCTAGTGCTCGTCACCTTGACCCCCCGGCTGCTCAGACAAATCAGAAAGCCTTGGGAGATATCTTCCAGAATCAGTGGGGGCTTTCTTTCATCAATGAGCCCAACTTGGGACCAGAAGGAGGGGGTGGCCAGGTGCCTGCAGAGGACAAGTCTACTGTGGTCACGCCTCAAAGCGAGTGTCAGGCTGTTGCAGCCAAGGCTGCCCAGCCCTGCTTTGATGTAAGCCCATCATTCTTAGAGCCTGGCACTTTGGCTCAAGACCCTGAGAAAAGGACTTGTGCCCCTTGCAATATGTCTAATACATGTTCTCCTGCTTGTTTGATGAGTGAGGAGGAGAACAAGCTGCAACCATGTGgccaggaaaagacaaaagtTGAGGCCAAGGGTGCAGGTTCTGCTGTGTTGGCCCCCAGTAAAGACAACGGTGCTAAGCCTGGACAGGGCCAGCTAACCACTGTGCTGTTTGGCTCATCTACACAACAGGCCCACTCTAAAGACATTGGCAGAAGGTCCTTTGATATTAAAGCTGCTGTCACTTATCACACTAAAG
- the glra4b gene encoding glycine receptor, alpha 4b isoform X2, with translation MLLHILCVVWLSSVIFLQGRSVLCKEMKLPSRAAKPPSPSDFLDKLMGRTSGYDARIRPNFKGPPINVTCNIFINSFGSITETTMDYRLNVFLRQQWNDPRLAYKEYPDDSLDLDPSMLDSIWKPDLFFANEKGANFHEVTTDNKLLRIFQNGNVLYSIRLTLTLSCPMDLKNFPMDSQKCTMQLESFGYTMNDLIFEWLDVGAVQVADDLTLPQFVLKEEKGLGYCTKHYNTGKFTCIEVKFYLERQMGYYLIQMYIPSLLTVILSWVSFWINMDAAPARVGLGITTVLTMTTQSSGSRASLPKVSYVKAIDIWMAVCLLFVFAALLEYAAVNFVSRQHKEFFRLRKKLKEQQRQSTGSSDSKVKGKNMSGNNAPHGNVALQCTACAREEELAQQGLLFQSFGLALSTGSAPEMDATPVFADLPPGLGYYDIRRRFVDRAKRIDTIARALFPMSFLMFNVLYWLTYKVLRHEDLLAAL, from the exons ATGCTATTGCACATCTTGTGTGTAGTGTGGTTGTCAtctgtcatttttctgcaagGCAG GTCTGTGCTCTGTAAGGAGATGAAGCTCCCCAGCAGAGCAGCCAAGCCCCCCTCTCCATCTGACTTTCTGGACAAACTGATGGGACGCACATCTGGCTATGATGCACGCATCAGACCAAACTTCAAAG GTCCTCCTATCAATGTCACCTGTAACATCTTCATCAACAGCTTTGGATCCATCACTGAAACAACTATG GACTACCGGCTCAATGTATTTCTGCGACAGCAGTGGAATGACCCTCGACTGGCATATAAGGAGTATCCAGATGACTCTCTGGACCTGGACCCCTCAATGCTGGACTCCATTTGGAAACCTGACCTGTTCTTTGCAAATGAAAAGGGAGCAAACTTTCATGAGGTTACAACAGACAACAAACTGCTTCGGATATTCCAGAACGGAAATGTCCTCTACAGCATCAG GCTGACACTTACCCTCTCCTGTCCTATGGATCTAAAAAACTTCCCCATGGACAGCCAGAAGTGTACGATGCAGCTCGAAAGCT TTGGCTACACTATGAATGATCTTATTTTTGAATGGCTGGATGTGGGAGCGGTTCAGGTGGCTGATGATCTGACGCTCCCTCAGTTTGTGCTGAAAGAGGAGAAAGGCCTGGGCTACTGCACCAAGCACTACAACACAG GCAAATTCACCTGCATTGAGGTCAAATTCTACCTGGAGCGTCAAATGGGCTATTACCTGATCCAGATGTACATACCGAGCTTGCTCACCGTTATCCTGTCCTGGGTGTCGTTCTGGATCAACATGGATGCAGCTCCAGccagagtgggtctggggatcACTACGGTGCTCACCATGACGACGCAGAGCTCGGGCTCCAGGGCCTCCCTACCAAAG GTGTCCTATGTGAAAGCCATAGACATCTGGATGGCGGTGTGTCTTCTTTTCGTGTTTGCTGCACTACTGGAGTATGCAGCCGTTAATTTTGTTTCACGCCAGCACAAGGAGTTCTTCAGACTGAGGAAGAAGCTCAAAGAGCAACAGCGGCAGAGTACT GGAAGCAGTGACAGTAAGGTGAAAGGAAAAAACATGTCAGGCAACAATGCTCCTCATGGGAACGTAGCCCTGCAGTGCACTGCCTGTGCCAGG GAAGAGGAGCTGGCACAGCAGGGTTTACTCTTTCAGAGTTTTGGACTTGCACTGTCAACAGGAAGTGCACCAGAAATGGATGCGACACCAGTCTTTGCCGATTTACCTCCTGGTTTAGGTTACTATGACATCCGCAGGCGCTTTGTGGATCGAGCAAAAAGGATTGACACCATCGCCCGAGCTCTTTTCCCCATGAGTTTCCTCATGTTTAATGTCCTCTACTGGCTTACCTACAAAGTTTTACGACATGAAGACCTTCTAGCCGCGCTGTGA
- the nufip2 gene encoding nuclear fragile X mental retardation-interacting protein 2 isoform X2: MEEQPKDRAQERQYHHHGEDKHSIQHTTCLKHDQSHFQRQHQETQTKKTGNKKVNISEEEVEKNPHLSDTVGMSHPPNSNGNRHTSNANVKQKSTQKLYTTVQKVSSKGLDHKKNMDLKHDKEKALDLNYHEGPLLDKKDSMLLQNGVVNCGLITNGYSSKDNDGSGSEGGYTTPKKRKARCNNGKNTDYGIREKEKDMQQGNTTQEHGAFILDTTEKGVTSRLDGVRVAHKVDAQSAARRAVASEASMGKNSDGKTVGPFGKKTEERHKAKLSSPSKEDSWTLFKPPPVFPVDNSSAKIVPKISYASKVKENLNKVAQGGGEALPPPVRLSQVPMSAMKTITSASFTNGPVSGNGNNCASVGTFFAPAASSIQTAPSIPSGENVASPLESNCSSTTSPVDEAYELRKCTLLIYPLNMQPVLPSARHLDPPAAQTNQKALGDIFQNQWGLSFINEPNLGPEGGGGQVPAEDKSTVVTPQSECQAVAAKAAQPCFDVSPSFLEPGTLAQDPEKRTCAPCNMSNTCSPACLMSEEENKLQPCGQEKTKVEAKGAGSAVLAPSKDNGAKPGQGQLTTVLFGSSTQQAHSKDIGRRSFDIKAAVTYHTKEMEFIFNLQKQDPKRVVVYDETKDGPDQ, encoded by the exons ATGGAGGAACAGCCCAAAGATCGGGCACAAGAAAGGCAATATCACCACCACGGAGAAGACAAACACTCTATTCAACATACAACTTGTCTAAAACATGATCAGAGCCACTTCCAGCGCCAGCATCAGGAAACGCAGACGAAGAAAACAG GCAATAAAAAAGTAAACATCAGTGAGGAGGAGGTTGAGAAGAATCCACATCTATCTGATACTGTTGGTATGTCGCATCCCCCCAACAGCAATGGTAACCGACACACAAGTAAtgcaaatgtgaagcagaagTCCACACAAAAGCTTTACACGACTGTTCAAAAAGTGAGCAGCAAAGGCTTGGACCATAAGAAAAATATGGACCTTAAACATGACAAGGAAAAGGCTCTGGATTTGAATTATCATGAGGGCCCACTTTTGGATAAGAAAGACTCAATGTTGCTTCAAAATGGTGTTGTAAACTGTGGCTTAATTACAAATGGCTATTCTAGCAAGGACAATGATGGCAGCGGCTCCGAAGGTGGATATACTACTCCGAAGAAACGCAAGGCCAGATGCAACAACGGCAAGAACACTGATTATGGGAtaagagaaaaggagaaagacATGCAGCAGGGCAACACTACACAAGAGCATGGTGCTTTTATTCTTGACACAACTGAGAAGGGAGTGACTTCTAGACTTGATGGCGTTAGAGTTGCCCATAAAGTAGATGCTCAGTCAGCGGCTAGACGGGCTGTTGCGTCAGAGGCTTCAATGGGGAAAAACTCTGATGGCAAAACAGTTGGCCCCTTTGGTAAAAAGACTGAGGAAAGGCACAAAGCCAAGCTTTCCTCACCTTCAAAAGAAGACTCATGGACTTTGTTCAAGCCCCCTCCTGTATTTCCTGTGGACAATAGCAGTGCAAAAATTGTTCCCAAGATCAGTTATGCAAGTAAAGTAAAAGAGAACCTCAACAAAGTAGCTCAAGGTGGAGGAGAGGCACTGCCGCCTCCTGTTAGACTGTCACAGGTCCCTATGTCGGCTATGAAAACTATCACCTCAGCTAGCTTTACTAATGGCCCTGTTTCTGGAAACGGAAACAACTGCGCATCAGTGGGTACCTTCTTTGCTCCTGCTGCTAGTAGTATTCAAACAGCCCCATCTATCCCAAGTGGCGAGAATGTAGCATCTCCTTTGGAAAGTAACTGTAGCTCTACAACCAGTCCTGTAGATGAAGCATATGAGCTTAGAAAGTGTACTCTTTTAATTTACCCTTTAAATATGCAACCTGTGCTCCCTAGTGCTCGTCACCTTGACCCCCCGGCTGCTCAGACAAATCAGAAAGCCTTGGGAGATATCTTCCAGAATCAGTGGGGGCTTTCTTTCATCAATGAGCCCAACTTGGGACCAGAAGGAGGGGGTGGCCAGGTGCCTGCAGAGGACAAGTCTACTGTGGTCACGCCTCAAAGCGAGTGTCAGGCTGTTGCAGCCAAGGCTGCCCAGCCCTGCTTTGATGTAAGCCCATCATTCTTAGAGCCTGGCACTTTGGCTCAAGACCCTGAGAAAAGGACTTGTGCCCCTTGCAATATGTCTAATACATGTTCTCCTGCTTGTTTGATGAGTGAGGAGGAGAACAAGCTGCAACCATGTGgccaggaaaagacaaaagtTGAGGCCAAGGGTGCAGGTTCTGCTGTGTTGGCCCCCAGTAAAGACAACGGTGCTAAGCCTGGACAGGGCCAGCTAACCACTGTGCTGTTTGGCTCATCTACACAACAGGCCCACTCTAAAGACATTGGCAGAAGGTCCTTTGATATTAAAGCTGCTGTCACTTATCACACTAAAG